A region of Methanomicrobium sp. W14 DNA encodes the following proteins:
- a CDS encoding ATP-binding protein, which translates to MNESQLSDLLSLGEGFTTEFKKSGTSNMGREICAFANATGGVILVGVANDGKICGVFDHNSLKSEVRTTARSAEPPIAVEVESVGDVLCVTVPEQQGKPYSFGGRFFIREGASSQQMSRDEIREFFYKEGLIHFDETACDRFDLKRDLNAEIWERFSRRARLPKGVDMLSTLQNLHLVRDGRMTHAGAWLLTNDITAISISATVTCALFRGTDKVQILDRKEYKGDLYSIYEDCMAYLQSKLNTELIPTATGREERPELPVEALREALVNAIVHRDYRSTANIQIYIFHDRVEIVAPGGLPAGMREEDLGFKSVPRNPLLFGIFQRMNLVEQIGSGIRRIRMMCRDYKVDEPVIEVSESWVTVTFRRPVMSQPESQPELQPELQPESGAESLENRIIRMLYQKSMSKSMLSSELGQKEISGQLNKVVRELMAEGYVEYTIPEKPRSRLQKYRLTEKGKKIQEKSEK; encoded by the coding sequence ATGAACGAATCGCAGCTTTCCGACCTTCTTTCTCTCGGCGAAGGCTTCACGACGGAGTTCAAGAAGTCCGGGACGTCGAACATGGGCCGCGAGATCTGTGCATTCGCAAACGCGACCGGAGGAGTGATCCTCGTCGGGGTCGCAAACGACGGGAAAATCTGCGGAGTCTTTGATCATAACAGTCTTAAGTCCGAAGTCCGGACCACCGCCCGGTCCGCCGAGCCGCCAATCGCCGTTGAGGTTGAAAGCGTCGGTGATGTACTCTGTGTGACCGTCCCCGAACAGCAGGGAAAACCGTATTCTTTCGGGGGACGGTTCTTCATCCGCGAAGGAGCAAGTTCCCAGCAGATGTCACGAGACGAGATACGCGAATTCTTCTACAAGGAAGGACTGATCCATTTCGACGAGACAGCCTGCGACAGGTTCGACCTGAAAAGAGACCTCAACGCGGAAATCTGGGAGCGTTTCTCCCGGAGGGCACGGCTCCCCAAAGGAGTCGATATGCTCTCCACCCTCCAAAACCTTCACCTGGTCCGTGACGGCCGGATGACCCATGCCGGTGCATGGCTCCTCACCAACGACATAACCGCCATCAGCATCAGTGCAACAGTTACATGTGCACTCTTTCGCGGAACCGATAAGGTACAGATCCTCGACCGCAAGGAGTACAAAGGCGACCTCTATTCAATCTACGAAGATTGTATGGCCTATCTTCAGTCGAAACTCAATACAGAACTGATCCCGACCGCAACCGGCCGGGAAGAAAGACCTGAACTTCCGGTCGAGGCACTAAGAGAAGCTCTGGTCAATGCCATAGTCCACAGGGATTACAGGTCTACGGCAAATATCCAGATCTATATCTTCCATGACAGGGTCGAGATCGTCGCACCCGGAGGTCTCCCCGCCGGAATGAGAGAGGAAGATCTCGGCTTCAAAAGTGTACCCAGAAATCCGCTTCTCTTCGGGATCTTTCAGAGGATGAACCTTGTGGAGCAGATCGGAAGCGGAATCCGCAGAATTCGTATGATGTGCAGGGATTACAAAGTAGATGAGCCGGTGATCGAAGTTTCCGAATCCTGGGTGACGGTAACATTCAGGCGCCCTGTTATGTCACAGCCAGAGTCACAGCCAGAGTTACAGCCAGAGTTACAGCCAGAGTCAGGGGCAGAGTCGTTGGAAAACCGTATAATCAGAATGCTTTATCAGAAGTCGATGTCAAAGTCAATGTTATCCAGTGAATTGGGGCAAAAGGAGATCTCCGGTCAGCTCAACAAAGTCGTCCGTGAATTGATGGCCGAAGGCTATGTCGAATACACAATCCCTGAAAAGCCCCGAAGCAGGCTTCAGAAGTACCGCCTAACTGAAAAGGGAAAAAAAA
- a CDS encoding DUF262 domain-containing protein, with product MSDTVFTKVDYTLNSLVNNIEMGVIGLPDIQRPFIWKNAKVRDLFDSMYRGYPIGYLLLWRNGLASDRTIGTDVKQKTPQLVIVDGQQRLTSLYAVVKGVPVVRGNYKTECIHISFNPLEERFEVYDAAIERDKAYISDISKIWETGTNIFKVADEYLKGLKSAREVSEEEVEKIQNSVTKLQALTSFPFTALELAPDISEEDVSDVFVRINSAGASLNQADFILTLMSVFWDEGRAELEKFCRDARQPSKGTPSPYNYFIEPEPSQLLRVCVGVAFKRARLQYVYSILRGKDLETEQFSDERRVEQFEKLKDAQSRVLNIQYWQDFLSCIRLAGFRSGKMISSQNNLLFAYMLYLIGRTEVGVDEFTLRRIIAQWFFMAAVTGRFTGSPESAMESDLARLRDMVTPDKFVNRLRQICEISLTNDFWSVTLPNDLATSSPRSPSLFAYNAALVLLDVRALFSNSKVGDMLDPAIQANRSPVERHHLYPKGYLNAQNITDTRIINQIANYAYVEWADNTKISDQPPAEYLPELKDRFSESELAEMYHYHALPEKWEHLEYNTFLEQRRELMAKIIQEGYRRLVAGRDEIKQEKFDLSVLIDNGESEAVEFKSTLRTNLHTGSPDQRIELAALKTLAGFLNTNGGTLVIGISDDGSPVGLEADNFPNEDKMSLHLVNIVKSRISPQTPTLMNMHFEDHEGERVMVIRCRKSSSPVFVKDNEHERFYVRTGPSTTELKASQTHEYIKDRFKK from the coding sequence ATGAGTGATACAGTCTTTACAAAAGTTGATTATACCCTGAATTCGCTGGTCAATAATATCGAAATGGGAGTCATCGGCCTTCCAGATATCCAGAGGCCGTTTATATGGAAAAATGCGAAGGTGCGTGATCTTTTCGACTCCATGTACCGCGGATATCCGATAGGATACCTTCTCCTCTGGCGAAACGGTCTTGCCAGCGACAGAACCATTGGAACGGATGTCAAACAGAAGACCCCGCAGCTGGTAATCGTCGACGGCCAGCAGAGGCTGACATCCCTCTATGCCGTCGTAAAAGGAGTGCCGGTTGTCCGGGGAAATTACAAAACCGAGTGTATCCATATATCATTCAATCCGCTGGAAGAGCGTTTTGAAGTATATGACGCCGCAATAGAACGGGACAAGGCGTATATTTCTGATATCTCGAAGATCTGGGAAACAGGTACGAACATCTTCAAAGTTGCCGACGAATACCTGAAGGGATTAAAAAGTGCAAGAGAAGTCAGCGAAGAAGAAGTTGAAAAGATCCAGAATTCTGTAACAAAGCTCCAGGCACTAACCTCTTTCCCGTTCACAGCCCTTGAACTGGCGCCGGACATCTCCGAAGAAGACGTCTCCGACGTATTCGTCAGGATAAACAGTGCGGGCGCATCATTGAACCAGGCCGATTTCATCCTGACGCTGATGTCCGTATTCTGGGATGAAGGGCGGGCGGAACTCGAAAAATTCTGCCGGGACGCCAGGCAGCCTTCGAAGGGAACACCATCGCCATATAACTACTTCATCGAGCCCGAACCCTCCCAGTTACTCCGCGTATGTGTAGGAGTTGCATTCAAGCGTGCACGTTTGCAGTACGTTTACTCGATCCTCAGGGGAAAGGACCTTGAAACGGAACAGTTCAGCGACGAACGCCGTGTCGAACAGTTTGAAAAACTTAAGGATGCACAGTCACGGGTCCTGAACATACAATACTGGCAGGACTTCCTCAGCTGTATCAGGCTTGCTGGTTTCCGCAGCGGGAAGATGATCAGCTCGCAGAACAACCTGCTGTTTGCGTACATGCTCTACCTGATCGGCAGAACCGAAGTGGGAGTCGATGAATTCACCCTTCGCAGGATAATTGCTCAATGGTTCTTCATGGCAGCAGTAACCGGCCGCTTCACAGGTTCGCCCGAATCGGCTATGGAATCCGATCTCGCCCGTCTGCGTGACATGGTAACTCCTGACAAATTTGTCAATCGTCTTCGCCAGATCTGCGAAATATCCCTAACTAACGATTTCTGGTCAGTAACTTTGCCCAACGATCTTGCAACATCGTCACCCCGAAGTCCTTCACTATTTGCATATAATGCCGCTCTTGTCCTTCTTGATGTAAGAGCACTGTTTTCAAACTCGAAAGTCGGCGATATGCTTGATCCCGCAATACAGGCCAACCGTTCACCAGTCGAACGCCACCACCTCTATCCCAAAGGGTACCTGAACGCACAAAATATCACGGATACACGAATAATCAACCAGATCGCAAATTATGCCTATGTCGAGTGGGCCGACAATACGAAAATATCGGATCAGCCCCCTGCGGAATATCTCCCTGAACTAAAAGACAGATTTTCAGAATCAGAACTGGCGGAGATGTATCATTATCATGCACTCCCTGAAAAATGGGAACATCTGGAATACAACACATTCCTTGAACAACGAAGGGAGCTGATGGCTAAGATCATCCAGGAAGGTTACAGAAGACTTGTCGCAGGCAGAGATGAGATCAAACAGGAAAAATTTGATCTTTCTGTTCTCATCGACAATGGGGAGTCTGAAGCCGTTGAATTCAAATCAACCCTCCGAACCAACCTTCATACAGGCTCTCCCGACCAGAGAATAGAGTTGGCCGCATTAAAAACACTTGCAGGTTTTCTGAATACGAACGGCGGCACACTGGTTATCGGCATATCCGACGACGGATCACCGGTCGGATTAGAAGCGGATAATTTTCCCAACGAAGATAAAATGAGTCTTCACCTTGTAAATATTGTGAAATCGCGAATCAGTCCCCAGACACCAACGCTCATGAACATGCACTTCGAAGACCATGAAGGAGAACGTGTAATGGTTATACGTTGTCGCAAGTCTTCGTCACCCGTGTTCGTAAAAGACAATGAGCACGAGAGATTCTACGTTCGCACCGGCCCTTCCACCACAGAATTGAAGGCAAGCCAGACACATGAATACATTAAAGATCGATTCAAAAAATGA